Proteins co-encoded in one Streptomyces roseochromogenus subsp. oscitans DS 12.976 genomic window:
- a CDS encoding cold-shock protein: protein MAEGTVKWFNAEKGFGFITPDGGGPDVYVHYSAITTQGYRSLEENQRVGFEITQGQKGPQAEGVYPL, encoded by the coding sequence ATGGCCGAGGGAACCGTGAAGTGGTTCAACGCGGAGAAGGGGTTCGGATTCATCACGCCGGACGGTGGCGGCCCGGATGTGTACGTGCATTACAGCGCGATCACCACACAGGGCTATCGATCCCTGGAGGAGAACCAGCGGGTCGGGTTCGAAATTACCCAAGGCCAAAAGGGCCCACAGGCCGAAGGCGTCTACCCCCTGTGA
- the moeZ gene encoding adenylyltransferase/sulfurtransferase MoeZ, which translates to MSLPPLVEPAAELTVDEVRRYSRHLIIPDVGMDGQKRLKNAKVLCVGAGGLGSPALMYLAAAGVGTLGIVEFDEVDESNLQRQIIHSQSDIGRSKAESARDTVKGINPYVNVVLHEERLEAENVMDIFSQYDLIVDGTDNFATRYLVNDACVLLNKPYVWGSIYRFDGQASVFWSEHGPCYRCLYPEPPPPGMVPSCAEGGVLGVLCASIGSIQVNEAIKLLAGIGEPLVGRLMIYDALEMQYRQVKVRKDPNCAVCGENPTVTELIDYEAFCGVVSEEAQEAALGSTITPKQLKEWIDEGENIEIIDVREPNEYEIVSIPGAKLIPKNEFLMGAALQDLPQDKKIVLHCKTGVRSAEVLAVLKSAGFADAVHVGGGVIGWVNQIEPHKPVY; encoded by the coding sequence GTGTCGCTGCCACCCCTGGTTGAGCCAGCTGCTGAGCTCACCGTAGACGAGGTCCGCAGGTACTCCCGCCACCTGATCATCCCCGACGTCGGGATGGACGGGCAGAAGCGGCTGAAGAACGCCAAGGTGCTCTGTGTGGGCGCCGGCGGCCTGGGCTCGCCGGCGCTGATGTACCTGGCCGCCGCGGGCGTGGGCACCCTCGGCATCGTGGAGTTCGACGAGGTCGACGAGTCGAACCTGCAGCGCCAGATCATCCACAGCCAGTCCGACATCGGCCGGTCCAAGGCCGAGTCCGCCCGTGACACCGTCAAGGGGATCAACCCGTACGTGAACGTGGTCCTTCACGAGGAGCGGCTCGAAGCCGAGAACGTGATGGACATCTTCAGCCAGTACGACCTGATCGTCGACGGCACGGACAACTTCGCGACCCGCTACCTGGTCAACGACGCCTGCGTGCTGCTGAACAAGCCGTACGTATGGGGTTCGATCTACCGCTTCGACGGCCAGGCCTCTGTCTTCTGGTCCGAGCACGGCCCCTGCTACCGCTGCCTCTACCCGGAGCCCCCGCCGCCCGGCATGGTCCCCTCCTGCGCCGAGGGCGGCGTCCTGGGCGTGCTGTGCGCGTCCATCGGCTCCATCCAGGTCAACGAAGCCATCAAGCTCCTCGCGGGCATCGGCGAGCCGCTGGTCGGCCGCCTGATGATCTACGACGCCCTGGAGATGCAGTACCGCCAGGTGAAGGTCCGCAAGGACCCGAACTGCGCGGTCTGCGGCGAGAACCCGACCGTCACCGAGCTCATCGACTACGAGGCCTTCTGCGGCGTCGTCTCCGAGGAGGCCCAGGAGGCGGCCCTCGGCTCGACGATCACTCCGAAGCAGCTCAAGGAGTGGATCGACGAGGGCGAGAACATCGAGATCATCGACGTCCGCGAGCCGAACGAGTACGAGATCGTCTCCATCCCGGGCGCCAAGCTGATCCCGAAGAACGAGTTCCTCATGGGCGCCGCCCTGCAGGACCTGCCGCAGGACAAGAAGATCGTCCTGCATTGCAAGACGGGTGTCCGCAGTGCGGAAGTCCTCGCCGTTCTGAAGTCCGCGGGCTTCGCCGACGCCGTCCACGTGGGCGGCGGCGTCATCGGCTGGGTCAACCAGATCGAACCGCACAAGCCGGTCTACTGA
- a CDS encoding spherulation-specific family 4 protein has protein sequence MPHLTSTTAGTTSTGLRTALGIPGYAHPLVAPAQWAELARPGTPLDWVVLNVAGGPGSRPDPHCLEAAGRLRGAGVRVLGQLDLTHGARDFGDLLSDAHRHLDWYRVDGFLLDRCPTDRTALPEVRRAVTTLRAISDGAHIVLGHGSHPYLGYAEHADQLVTFSGAWSDYRWSQVAEWTADYPPDRFCHFVHSVPRGHLEEALRIARWQGAATIYFTDRTDRRGRADPWETMPGYWDEIVSRIGTGVSE, from the coding sequence ATGCCGCATCTGACCAGCACCACAGCAGGCACCACGAGCACCGGCCTGCGCACCGCCCTCGGCATCCCCGGCTACGCCCACCCACTCGTCGCCCCCGCCCAGTGGGCCGAACTCGCCCGCCCGGGCACCCCGCTGGACTGGGTGGTCCTCAACGTGGCCGGGGGCCCCGGCAGCCGCCCGGACCCGCACTGCCTGGAAGCCGCGGGCCGGCTGCGCGGCGCGGGCGTCCGCGTCCTCGGCCAACTGGACCTCACCCACGGCGCCCGCGACTTCGGCGACCTGCTCTCCGACGCCCACCGCCACCTCGACTGGTACCGGGTCGACGGCTTCCTGCTGGACCGCTGCCCCACCGACCGAACCGCGCTCCCCGAGGTCCGCCGTGCGGTCACCACGCTCCGGGCGATCAGTGACGGCGCGCACATCGTCCTCGGCCACGGCAGCCACCCGTACCTCGGGTACGCGGAGCACGCCGACCAGCTGGTGACCTTCTCGGGCGCCTGGTCCGACTACCGCTGGTCGCAGGTCGCCGAATGGACCGCCGACTATCCGCCCGACCGCTTCTGCCACTTCGTGCACAGCGTGCCCCGCGGCCACCTGGAGGAGGCGCTGCGCATCGCACGCTGGCAGGGAGCGGCGACGATCTACTTCACCGACCGCACGGACCGCCGCGGCCGCGCCGACCCCTGGGAGACGATGCCCGGCTACTGGGACGAAATCGTCTCGCGTATCGGAACAGGTGTCTCGGAATGA
- a CDS encoding NAD-dependent epimerase/dehydratase family protein yields MRVLLIGANGYIGRFVADRLLADPAVQLTALGRGDDADVRFDLATGSPGALTRFLDAVHPGVVINCAGAIRGGARELTRHNTVAVATVCEALRRSGCGARLVQIGCSSEYGPSQPGSSTAEDAVPRPGGPYGVSKLAATELVLGSGLDAVVLRVFSPAGPGTPAGSPLGRLAEAMRRAMQSGDGELKLGGLGIQRDFVDVRDVARAVHAASLSAAQGVINIGSGRAVRLRDAAAVLARVAGYGGALHELDAPPGPLRGAIGHPRADSDHAAPVAYPYPDGCGSWQQADVRTARDRLGWRPRINLEESLADIWMEAACRI; encoded by the coding sequence ATGAGGGTTCTGCTGATCGGAGCCAACGGATACATCGGCCGCTTCGTGGCCGACCGCCTGCTCGCCGACCCGGCCGTCCAGCTGACCGCGCTCGGCCGCGGCGACGACGCCGACGTCCGCTTCGACCTCGCCACCGGCAGCCCCGGCGCACTCACCCGCTTCCTGGACGCGGTGCACCCCGGAGTCGTGATCAACTGCGCGGGCGCCATCCGCGGCGGCGCCCGCGAGCTCACCCGGCACAACACCGTGGCCGTCGCCACCGTCTGCGAGGCCCTGCGCCGCAGCGGTTGTGGCGCCCGCCTGGTGCAGATCGGGTGCAGCTCCGAGTACGGGCCGAGCCAGCCCGGCTCCTCCACCGCCGAGGACGCCGTACCGCGCCCCGGCGGCCCGTACGGCGTCAGCAAGCTCGCCGCGACCGAACTGGTCCTCGGCTCCGGCCTGGACGCCGTCGTGCTGCGCGTCTTCTCACCGGCCGGCCCCGGCACCCCGGCCGGCTCCCCGCTGGGCCGGCTCGCCGAGGCCATGCGGCGGGCCATGCAGTCCGGCGACGGCGAACTCAAACTCGGCGGCCTCGGCATCCAGCGCGACTTCGTCGACGTACGCGATGTCGCCCGCGCCGTGCACGCCGCCTCGCTCTCCGCCGCCCAGGGCGTCATCAACATCGGCTCAGGCCGCGCCGTCCGCCTCCGCGACGCCGCCGCCGTCCTCGCGCGCGTGGCCGGGTACGGCGGTGCCCTCCACGAGCTGGACGCCCCGCCCGGCCCGCTGCGCGGCGCCATCGGCCACCCCCGCGCCGACTCCGACCACGCGGCCCCGGTGGCGTACCCGTACCCCGACGGCTGCGGCAGCTGGCAGCAGGCCGATGTGCGCACCGCGCGCGACCGGCTCGGCTGGCGGCCCCGCATCAACCTCGAAGAATCCCTTGCCGACATCTGGATGGAGGCGGCATGCCGCATCTGA
- a CDS encoding DUF3492 domain-containing protein — MRIGLLTEGGYPYVSGDAGLWCERLVRGLEQHEFDIYALSRSRRQEEDGWVPLPPHVDRVRTAPLWTSEDDGVAYGRRARRRFTECYGALVGAICAGTGADAASEGAAADLPDRFGSALYGLAELAREQGGLVGALRSDAAVHALERACHAPGALRTAHEARLPDLLTVTAHLERALRPLSLDWYGDDGLGAADLCHAAAGGSAALPGLLARHFSDVPLLVTEYGVPLRSHYLALGPGAAAPAVRALLGAFQARLAAEVYRRAEILTPGNAHARRWQERCGADRARIRTVHPGMDAARFAEVGEAPDRADPDTLIWVGRIEPAKDLISLLHAFAEVRKEESKARLRIVGAPSGPEGAAYLGHCRALAAQLFPDEAEGAHAVGDNPVSFEEIGGPEAPTLPDAYAAGAVVVLSSVVEGFPIGLIEAMFCGRATVSTDVGAVVEVIGGTGLVVPPRNPRALAEACVALLRDPERRERLGAAARARALELFTVEQNISAFHGIYLEIVSHCPVRRVVLDEAGAPLPFATPAESHVPGRWTGPTARVLPRTVPGWATASPVRATPLAAAEGA; from the coding sequence GTGCGCATCGGACTGCTTACGGAGGGTGGCTACCCCTATGTGAGCGGTGACGCCGGACTCTGGTGCGAACGGCTCGTGCGCGGGCTCGAGCAGCACGAGTTCGACATCTACGCGCTCAGCCGCAGCCGGCGCCAGGAGGAGGACGGCTGGGTCCCGCTCCCGCCGCACGTCGACCGGGTACGTACGGCGCCGCTGTGGACGTCCGAGGACGACGGGGTCGCTTACGGGCGGCGCGCGCGCCGGCGCTTCACCGAGTGCTACGGCGCACTCGTCGGGGCGATCTGCGCCGGGACCGGGGCCGACGCCGCCTCCGAGGGTGCGGCCGCCGATCTGCCGGACCGTTTCGGCAGCGCGCTGTACGGACTCGCCGAACTCGCCCGCGAGCAGGGCGGACTCGTCGGCGCTCTGCGCTCGGACGCCGCCGTGCACGCCCTCGAACGCGCCTGTCACGCCCCCGGCGCGCTGCGCACGGCGCACGAGGCGCGCCTACCCGATCTGCTCACCGTCACCGCGCACCTTGAACGCGCCCTGCGCCCCCTCTCACTCGACTGGTACGGCGACGACGGCCTCGGCGCGGCCGACCTCTGCCACGCCGCCGCCGGAGGGTCCGCCGCCCTGCCCGGGCTGCTCGCCCGGCACTTCTCCGACGTGCCGCTGCTCGTCACCGAGTACGGTGTACCGCTGCGCTCGCACTACCTGGCCCTCGGCCCCGGCGCCGCCGCCCCCGCCGTACGCGCGCTGCTCGGCGCCTTCCAGGCCCGGCTCGCCGCGGAGGTCTACCGGCGGGCCGAGATCCTCACCCCCGGCAACGCCCACGCCCGCCGCTGGCAGGAACGGTGCGGCGCCGACCGTGCCCGGATCCGCACCGTCCACCCGGGCATGGACGCCGCCCGCTTCGCGGAGGTCGGCGAGGCCCCGGACCGCGCCGACCCGGACACGCTGATCTGGGTCGGGCGCATCGAACCCGCCAAGGACCTCATCTCGCTGCTGCACGCCTTCGCCGAGGTCCGCAAGGAGGAGTCCAAGGCACGCCTCAGGATCGTCGGCGCGCCCTCGGGACCCGAGGGTGCGGCCTACCTCGGCCACTGCCGGGCGCTCGCCGCACAGCTCTTCCCGGACGAGGCGGAGGGCGCGCACGCCGTCGGCGACAACCCGGTCTCCTTCGAGGAGATCGGCGGCCCGGAGGCTCCCACGCTGCCCGACGCGTACGCCGCCGGAGCGGTCGTCGTGCTGTCCAGCGTGGTCGAGGGGTTCCCGATCGGCCTCATCGAGGCCATGTTCTGCGGCCGGGCCACGGTCTCCACCGACGTCGGCGCGGTGGTGGAAGTCATCGGGGGCACGGGGCTCGTCGTGCCCCCGCGCAATCCGAGGGCGCTCGCGGAGGCGTGTGTGGCGCTGCTGCGCGACCCCGAGCGCCGTGAGCGCCTGGGCGCCGCCGCGCGCGCCCGCGCGCTCGAACTGTTCACCGTCGAGCAGAACATCTCGGCATTTCACGGCATTTACCTGGAGATCGTCTCGCACTGTCCGGTCCGCCGGGTCGTCCTCGACGAGGCCGGCGCACCTCTGCCGTTCGCCACCCCCGCCGAGTCCCACGTCCCCGGGCGCTGGACCGGCCCCACGGCCCGCGTCCTGCCCCGGACCGTCCCCGGCTGGGCCACGGCCTCACCGGTACGCGCGACACCTCTGGCGGCTGCGGAGGGGGCGTGA
- a CDS encoding dipeptide ABC transporter ATP-binding protein, which yields MSLVEVTDLTVEFGHLRAVDGLSFSLAKGAALALVGESGSGKSTVAGALLGLHRGTGARVTGSVHVAGTDVQAAPDEELRRLRGAKAAMVFQDPLSSLDPYYAIGDQIAEVYRVHARVSRRSARARAVEVLERVGIPDAVRRSRSRPHEFSGGMRQRALIAMALACEPDLLIADEPTTALDVTVQAQILDLLHTLREETGMGLLLVTHDVGVAAESVDDLLVMRHGRAVEHGPVGTVLAAPAEAYTRELLDAVPRVEARRAGSRATDELVLEATGLRREFGRGKRAFAAVDDVSLTVRRGETLGVVGESGSGKTTLGRMLVGLLEPTAGAIRYAGRPHTGVNPAVQMVFQDPVSSLNPRRSVGESIADPLRARGERGEERIRGRVTELLERVGLDRAHCDRYPHEFSGGQRQRIGIARALAAEPRVIVCDEPVSALDVTTQAQVVELLGELQRELGLALVFIAHDLAVVRQVSDRVAVMRRGRIVEYGPADEVYDSPREPYTKQLLAAVPALDPELAAQRRAARREPAVA from the coding sequence ATGAGCCTGGTCGAAGTCACGGACCTGACGGTCGAGTTCGGCCACCTGCGGGCCGTGGACGGACTCTCCTTCAGCCTGGCCAAGGGGGCCGCGCTGGCCCTCGTCGGCGAGTCCGGCTCCGGCAAGTCCACGGTCGCGGGTGCCCTGCTGGGCCTGCACCGGGGCACGGGGGCCCGGGTCACCGGTTCGGTCCACGTGGCCGGTACGGACGTACAGGCCGCTCCGGACGAGGAGCTGCGGCGGCTGCGCGGCGCGAAGGCCGCCATGGTCTTCCAGGACCCGCTGTCCTCGCTCGACCCGTACTACGCGATCGGCGACCAGATCGCCGAGGTCTATCGCGTGCACGCGCGCGTCTCGCGTCGTAGCGCACGCGCGCGTGCCGTGGAGGTGCTGGAGCGGGTTGGAATTCCGGACGCTGTACGGCGGTCCCGGTCCCGGCCGCACGAGTTCAGCGGCGGTATGCGCCAGCGAGCCCTCATCGCCATGGCGCTCGCCTGTGAGCCGGACCTGCTGATCGCCGACGAGCCGACCACCGCCCTCGACGTCACCGTCCAGGCCCAGATCCTCGACCTGCTGCATACGCTGCGCGAGGAGACCGGCATGGGCCTGCTGCTCGTCACGCACGACGTGGGCGTCGCCGCCGAGAGCGTGGACGACCTCCTCGTGATGCGGCACGGCAGGGCCGTCGAGCACGGCCCCGTCGGCACGGTCCTCGCGGCTCCCGCCGAGGCGTACACCCGCGAACTCCTCGACGCCGTCCCGCGCGTGGAGGCCCGCCGTGCCGGCTCCCGGGCCACCGACGAGCTCGTGCTGGAGGCCACCGGGCTGCGGCGCGAGTTCGGGCGGGGCAAGCGGGCGTTCGCGGCCGTGGACGACGTCTCGCTGACCGTCCGCCGGGGCGAGACCCTAGGCGTGGTCGGCGAGAGCGGCAGCGGCAAGACCACGCTCGGCCGGATGCTGGTCGGGCTGCTGGAGCCGACGGCCGGCGCGATCCGCTACGCGGGCCGCCCGCACACCGGCGTGAACCCGGCCGTCCAGATGGTCTTCCAGGACCCTGTCTCCTCTCTCAACCCCCGCCGCAGCGTGGGCGAGTCCATCGCCGACCCGCTACGCGCGCGTGGGGAACGCGGTGAGGAGCGCATCCGGGGGCGCGTGACGGAACTGCTGGAGCGTGTGGGTCTCGACAGGGCGCACTGCGACCGCTACCCGCACGAGTTCAGCGGCGGCCAGCGCCAGCGCATCGGCATCGCCCGGGCGCTCGCCGCCGAACCGCGTGTCATCGTCTGCGACGAGCCGGTCTCCGCGCTCGACGTGACCACGCAGGCCCAGGTGGTCGAGCTGCTCGGCGAACTCCAGCGGGAACTCGGCCTCGCGCTGGTCTTCATCGCCCACGACCTCGCCGTCGTACGGCAGGTCAGCGACCGGGTCGCGGTGATGCGCCGGGGCCGGATCGTCGAGTACGGGCCGGCCGACGAGGTGTACGACAGCCCGCGCGAGCCGTACACCAAGCAGCTCCTGGCCGCCGTACCCGCGCTCGACCCGGAGCTGGCGGCCCAGCGGCGCGCGGCCCGCCGGGAGCCGGCTGTGGCGTAA
- a CDS encoding ABC transporter permease — protein MNGFGGFLLRRAVGTVVTLLAISVIVYVVFYVTPGNVAQITCGPRCSPEQVHQVAEQLKLGDPLYLRYWHFLEGLFVGQDFSTGTSVAHCAAPCLGQSYQTDQPVLDIVLTKLPVSLSLVLGAMVVWLVLGVGTGVLSAWRRGRFSERALTAVTLAGTATPVFVIGLVLMIVVCGELRLLPFPEYVNLTDDPEQWAWNLLLPWLSLALIEAAAFARLTRASMLETLAEDHIRTFRAYGVGERAIVARHALRGALAPVIALNANNVGSAVGGAVLTETLFGLPGIGQELVHAVKVVDLPVVVGMVLVIGFFVVLANAVADVLYAVADRRVVLA, from the coding sequence ATGAACGGCTTCGGCGGATTCCTGCTGCGCCGGGCCGTCGGCACGGTGGTCACCCTGCTCGCCATCTCGGTGATCGTCTACGTCGTCTTCTACGTCACTCCCGGCAACGTCGCCCAGATCACCTGCGGTCCCCGCTGCTCGCCGGAACAGGTGCACCAGGTCGCCGAGCAGCTGAAGCTCGGGGACCCGCTGTATCTGCGCTACTGGCACTTCCTGGAGGGCCTCTTCGTCGGCCAGGACTTCTCCACGGGCACCTCGGTCGCGCACTGCGCGGCGCCCTGCCTCGGGCAGTCGTACCAGACCGACCAGCCCGTCCTGGACATCGTCCTGACCAAGCTGCCGGTCAGCCTGTCGCTGGTCCTGGGCGCGATGGTGGTGTGGCTCGTCCTCGGTGTCGGCACCGGCGTGCTGTCCGCGTGGCGGCGCGGCCGCTTCTCCGAGCGCGCGCTGACCGCGGTCACCCTCGCCGGCACGGCCACGCCCGTCTTCGTCATCGGTCTCGTGCTGATGATCGTCGTCTGCGGCGAACTGCGGCTGCTGCCCTTCCCCGAGTACGTCAACCTCACCGACGACCCCGAACAGTGGGCGTGGAACCTGCTGCTGCCCTGGCTGTCGCTGGCCCTGATCGAGGCGGCCGCCTTCGCCCGCCTGACCCGCGCCTCGATGCTGGAAACCCTCGCCGAGGACCACATCCGCACCTTCCGCGCCTACGGAGTCGGCGAGCGCGCGATCGTCGCACGGCACGCGCTGCGCGGCGCCCTGGCGCCCGTGATCGCGCTGAACGCCAACAACGTCGGCTCCGCCGTCGGCGGCGCCGTCCTCACCGAGACTCTGTTCGGCCTGCCCGGCATCGGCCAGGAGCTGGTGCACGCGGTGAAGGTCGTCGATCTGCCGGTGGTCGTCGGGATGGTCCTGGTCATCGGCTTCTTCGTGGTCCTCGCCAACGCCGTCGCGGACGTGCTGTACGCGGTGGCCGACCGACGGGTGGTGCTCGCATGA
- a CDS encoding ABC transporter permease: MSEALVAVETAGADTAVPAVSGVRQFWRRLRAQRAALVAAAVVALLVLIALAAPLLTALEGQDPTTYHPSLIDSARGGVPIGSFGGIGADHWLGVEPQTGRDMFARLVYGARVSLGVALAATVVQVCIGVAVGVASALGNRWVDQLLSRATDIIVAMPLMIMSLALLAIVPSSFPRPVLVTLVIGLIAWGNIAKIVRAQTLSLKGLDYVSAARLSGWGAWRVARRELLPGLAAPVITYAALLVPTNISVEAALSFLGVGVKPPTPSWGQMLTDADVWYQAAPQYLLLPAGALFVTVLALTVLGDGVRTALDPRAASRLGVGTGRKEPAASEKEGTA; encoded by the coding sequence GTGAGCGAGGCACTTGTCGCCGTCGAGACCGCCGGGGCGGACACCGCCGTCCCGGCGGTCTCGGGGGTACGTCAGTTCTGGCGGCGGCTGCGTGCGCAGCGCGCCGCCCTGGTCGCCGCGGCCGTCGTCGCGCTGCTCGTCCTGATCGCGCTCGCCGCGCCGCTGCTCACCGCGCTGGAGGGCCAGGACCCCACCACCTACCACCCGTCCCTGATCGACTCCGCGCGCGGGGGCGTGCCCATCGGCTCCTTCGGCGGCATCGGCGCCGACCACTGGCTGGGCGTCGAGCCTCAGACCGGCCGCGACATGTTCGCCCGGCTGGTCTACGGGGCGCGGGTGTCGCTGGGGGTGGCGTTGGCGGCGACGGTGGTCCAGGTCTGCATCGGTGTCGCGGTCGGTGTGGCCTCGGCGCTCGGCAATCGATGGGTTGATCAACTGTTGAGCCGGGCAACGGACATCATCGTCGCGATGCCGTTGATGATCATGTCGTTGGCCCTGCTGGCGATCGTGCCGTCGAGCTTCCCGCGGCCCGTCCTGGTCACCCTCGTCATCGGCCTGATCGCCTGGGGCAACATCGCGAAGATCGTGCGGGCCCAGACGCTGTCCCTGAAGGGGCTCGACTACGTCTCCGCCGCCCGGCTGAGCGGCTGGGGCGCCTGGCGGGTCGCCCGCCGCGAGCTGCTGCCCGGCCTCGCGGCCCCCGTCATCACCTACGCCGCGCTGCTGGTGCCCACGAACATCTCCGTCGAGGCGGCCCTGTCCTTCCTCGGCGTCGGCGTGAAGCCGCCCACCCCGTCCTGGGGACAGATGCTGACCGACGCCGACGTCTGGTACCAGGCTGCGCCCCAGTACCTGCTGCTGCCGGCCGGAGCCCTGTTCGTCACCGTTCTCGCCCTCACCGTCCTCGGCGACGGCGTGCGCACCGCCCTCGACCCGCGCGCCGCCTCCCGCCTGGGCGTCGGCACCGGCCGCAAGGAGCCCGCAGCGAGCGAGAAGGAGGGAACCGCATGA
- a CDS encoding ABC transporter substrate-binding protein, which yields MRQPSVIARRVAAASVSLVVAAGAAACGPKDNDAKGSGGDSTPHKGGTLTVLNSQPQTDFDPARLYTSGGGNVPSLVFRTLTTRNRENGAAGSKVVPDLATDTGRPNKDATVWTYTLKKGLKYEDGTPITSADIKYGIERSFAPELSGGAPYLRDWLVGAADYQGPYKDKKGLSAIETPDARTIVFHLDKPEGEFPFLATQTQFTPVPKSKDNGTKYEEHPISSGPYKVVKNENDGEHVLLTRNPYWSAATDAERKAYPDTVDVRSGLDSSVINQRLSASQGADAAAVTTDTNLGPAELAKVSGDRELAARVGTGHFGYTNYLAFNPTVKPFDNPKVREAIAYAIDRSSVVNAAGGSALAEPATTFLPHQKSFGYTPYDPFPAGASGNPAKAKELLAQAGYKSGLTITLTHSNAKDFETSPEIATAVQDALKKAGITVKLQGLEDNDYRGTIHSVKTEPGFFLAHWGADWPSGGPFLAPIFDGRQIVKDGANFNTGLLNDKSVNDEIDAINKLTDLDAAAKRWGALDEKIGEKALVVPLFHPVYKRLYGSDVKNIVISDWTGVLDISQVAVK from the coding sequence ATGCGTCAACCGTCCGTCATAGCGCGCCGCGTGGCAGCGGCATCCGTCAGCCTCGTCGTGGCAGCGGGCGCCGCCGCCTGCGGCCCGAAGGACAACGATGCCAAGGGCTCCGGTGGCGACTCCACGCCCCACAAGGGCGGCACCTTGACGGTGCTGAACTCCCAGCCGCAGACCGACTTCGACCCGGCCCGCCTCTACACCTCCGGCGGCGGAAACGTCCCGTCGCTGGTGTTCCGCACCCTCACCACACGCAACCGCGAGAACGGCGCGGCCGGTTCCAAGGTCGTCCCCGACCTCGCCACCGACACCGGACGCCCCAACAAGGACGCGACCGTATGGACGTACACCTTGAAGAAGGGCCTCAAGTACGAGGACGGCACGCCGATCACCTCGGCCGACATCAAGTACGGCATCGAGCGCTCCTTCGCCCCCGAGCTGTCCGGCGGCGCGCCGTACCTGCGTGACTGGCTGGTCGGCGCCGCCGACTACCAGGGGCCGTACAAGGACAAGAAGGGGCTCTCGGCGATCGAGACGCCGGACGCCCGGACCATCGTCTTCCATCTGGACAAGCCCGAGGGCGAGTTCCCGTTCCTCGCCACCCAGACGCAGTTCACGCCGGTGCCCAAGAGCAAGGACAACGGCACCAAGTACGAGGAGCACCCGATCTCGTCCGGCCCGTACAAGGTCGTCAAGAACGAGAACGACGGCGAGCACGTGCTCCTCACGCGCAACCCGTACTGGTCGGCGGCCACCGACGCCGAGCGCAAGGCGTACCCGGACACCGTCGACGTCCGTTCCGGCCTCGACTCCTCCGTGATCAACCAGCGGCTGTCGGCGTCCCAGGGCGCGGACGCGGCCGCGGTCACCACGGACACCAACCTCGGACCGGCCGAACTCGCCAAGGTCAGCGGGGACAGGGAACTCGCCGCGCGCGTGGGCACCGGCCACTTCGGCTACACGAACTACCTCGCGTTCAACCCGACCGTGAAGCCGTTCGACAACCCGAAGGTGCGGGAGGCGATCGCGTACGCCATCGACCGGTCCTCGGTGGTCAACGCGGCCGGCGGCAGCGCGCTCGCCGAGCCCGCCACGACCTTCCTGCCCCACCAGAAGTCCTTCGGCTACACGCCGTACGACCCGTTCCCGGCCGGCGCCTCCGGCAACCCGGCCAAGGCCAAGGAGCTGCTCGCCCAGGCCGGTTACAAGAGCGGGCTCACCATCACGCTGACCCACTCCAACGCCAAGGACTTCGAGACCAGCCCGGAGATCGCGACCGCCGTCCAGGACGCGCTCAAGAAGGCCGGCATCACGGTCAAACTGCAGGGCCTGGAGGACAACGACTACCGGGGCACGATCCACAGCGTGAAGACCGAGCCCGGTTTCTTCCTCGCGCACTGGGGTGCCGACTGGCCCTCCGGCGGCCCCTTCCTGGCCCCGATCTTCGACGGCCGGCAGATCGTCAAGGATGGAGCCAACTTCAACACGGGCCTGCTCAATGACAAGTCGGTCAATGACGAGATTGACGCGATCAACAAGTTGACCGACCTTGACGCGGCCGCCAAGCGATGGGGTGCACTGGACGAGAAGATCGGCGAGAAGGCCCTCGTCGTGCCGCTGTTCCACCCGGTCTACAAGCGTCTGTACGGCTCGGACGTCAAGAACATCGTCATCAGCGACTGGACCGGCGTGCTGGACATCTCCCAGGTCGCGGTGAAGTGA
- a CDS encoding Ms4533A family Cys-rich leader peptide → MWSSHAVRESAAIELALIGVTALCVSDIHCR, encoded by the coding sequence ATGTGGTCTAGTCATGCCGTCCGTGAGAGCGCAGCCATCGAGCTGGCGCTCATCGGCGTGACCGCGCTCTGCGTATCCGACATCCACTGTCGCTGA